In Acidovorax sp. 106, the following proteins share a genomic window:
- a CDS encoding DUF2189 domain-containing protein has translation MPDTPVTEVSPARDTAPITLQPLTLLDPFRWLARGAHDLKAAPGIAVFYGLCFWFMALVLGWVFRTKPEYTMSIASGCLLLGPFLAMGLYDTSRRREAGLAPQLSESLTCWDSHMGSMGMLVLVLVVLELLWGRASLVVFAVFFNTGMPSTTGVLQAVFNPENWSFVAVYAVVGGVFAALVFSTSVVSIPMILDRDTDALTAGITSMRVVLENPLAMVLWGALITVLVAASLWAGSVALVLIGPLLGHASWHAYRAAVQRLPADANAAQEPV, from the coding sequence ATGCCCGACACACCCGTTACTGAGGTTTCTCCCGCCCGCGACACGGCGCCCATCACCTTGCAGCCGCTGACGCTGCTGGATCCCTTTCGCTGGCTTGCACGTGGCGCACACGATTTGAAGGCCGCGCCCGGCATCGCAGTGTTTTACGGCCTGTGTTTTTGGTTCATGGCCTTGGTGCTGGGGTGGGTGTTTCGCACCAAACCGGAGTACACCATGTCAATTGCCAGCGGCTGCTTGCTGCTGGGCCCCTTTTTGGCGATGGGCCTGTACGACACCAGCCGCAGGCGTGAAGCCGGGCTGGCGCCGCAGTTAAGCGAATCCCTGACCTGCTGGGACAGCCACATGGGCAGCATGGGCATGCTGGTGCTTGTGCTGGTGGTGCTGGAGCTGCTCTGGGGGCGAGCATCGCTGGTGGTGTTTGCGGTGTTCTTCAACACAGGTATGCCTTCGACCACCGGGGTTTTGCAAGCGGTGTTCAACCCCGAAAACTGGAGTTTTGTAGCGGTGTATGCCGTGGTGGGCGGGGTGTTTGCTGCCCTGGTGTTTTCTACCTCGGTGGTGTCTATTCCGATGATTCTGGACCGCGACACCGACGCACTGACCGCAGGCATCACCAGCATGCGCGTGGTGCTGGAGAACCCCTTGGCCATGGTGCTGTGGGGCGCCTTGATCACTGTTTTGGTGGCGGCATCGCTGTGGGCGGGCAGCGTGGCCTTGGTGCTGATTGGGCCCTTGCTGGGGCATGCCAGCTGGCACGCTTACCGGGCGGCGGTGCAACGCTTGCCAGCCGATGCGAACGCGGCGCAAGAGCCGGTTTGA
- a CDS encoding arylesterase: MGISSPGGFAQGTAQAAAGKPAVILVVGDSLSAEYGLARGTGWVALLEKQLAQEKINARVINASVSGETTSGGRSRITALLQQHQPSQVVIELGGNDALRGLPLQNTKDNLGFMAQSAQKAGAKVLLIGMQVPPNYGTDYANRFAAVFEGVAKANKAAVVPFFLKGVADGADPTRLFQADRIHPKAEAHPQMLANVWPELKKLLR, encoded by the coding sequence ATGGGGATTTCCAGCCCGGGGGGGTTTGCCCAAGGCACCGCCCAGGCGGCTGCAGGCAAGCCCGCCGTGATTTTGGTGGTGGGAGACTCATTGAGTGCGGAATACGGCCTGGCACGCGGCACCGGGTGGGTTGCCCTGCTGGAAAAGCAATTGGCGCAAGAGAAGATCAACGCCAGGGTCATCAATGCCAGTGTGAGCGGTGAGACCACCTCGGGCGGCCGCTCGCGCATTACCGCGCTGCTGCAACAGCACCAGCCCAGCCAAGTGGTGATTGAGCTGGGCGGCAACGACGCGCTGCGTGGCCTGCCGCTGCAAAACACGAAAGACAACCTGGGCTTCATGGCCCAGTCAGCCCAAAAAGCCGGGGCCAAGGTGCTGCTGATTGGCATGCAGGTGCCGCCCAACTACGGCACCGACTATGCCAACCGCTTTGCAGCGGTGTTTGAAGGGGTGGCCAAGGCGAACAAGGCGGCGGTGGTGCCGTTCTTTCTCAAAGGGGTGGCCGATGGCGCAGACCCTACGCGCTTGTTTCAGGCCGACCGCATCCACCCCAAGGCCGAGGCCCACCCGCAGATGCTGGCCAATGTGTGGCCAGAGCTAAAAAAGCTGCTGCGCTGA
- a CDS encoding ABC transporter ATP-binding protein: MSESPSSPVTPIIAVEHVFKSVTDSTGTLDILRDIDFRLAPRETAAIVGASGSGKSTLLSIIAGLDTPTRGTVRLDGHDLFALNEDDRAALRAQKVGFVFQSFQLMGNLTALENVMLPLELAERRDARKAATEMLQRVGLGQRLGHYPKVLSGGEQQRVALARAFVVQPALLLADEPTGSLDFATGESIMQLMFELNREQGTTLVLVTHDRGIAAQCERRITIDAGRVVED, from the coding sequence ATGTCCGAATCCCCCTCATCGCCCGTGACACCCATTATTGCGGTGGAGCATGTGTTCAAGTCGGTGACGGATTCCACCGGCACGCTCGACATTTTGCGGGATATTGATTTCCGCCTGGCGCCCAGGGAAACCGCCGCCATCGTGGGCGCTTCGGGTTCGGGCAAGAGCACCTTGCTGTCCATCATTGCCGGGCTAGACACCCCCACGCGGGGCACCGTGCGGCTGGATGGCCATGACCTGTTCGCGCTGAACGAGGACGACCGTGCCGCGCTGCGGGCGCAAAAGGTGGGGTTCGTCTTCCAGAGCTTTCAACTCATGGGCAACCTCACGGCGCTGGAGAACGTGATGCTGCCGCTGGAGCTGGCCGAGCGCCGCGATGCCCGCAAGGCCGCCACCGAGATGCTTCAGCGCGTGGGCCTGGGGCAACGGCTGGGGCACTACCCCAAGGTGCTCTCGGGCGGTGAGCAGCAGCGCGTGGCCTTGGCCCGTGCGTTTGTCGTGCAACCGGCCTTGCTGCTGGCCGACGAACCCACGGGCAGCCTGGACTTCGCCACGGGCGAATCCATCATGCAGCTGATGTTTGAGCTCAACCGCGAGCAGGGCACGACACTGGTGTTGGTGACCCACGACCGGGGGATTGCCGCGCAGTGCGAGCGGCGGATCACCATCGACGCTGGGCGGGTGGTTGAGGATTAA
- the rlmB gene encoding 23S rRNA (guanosine(2251)-2'-O)-methyltransferase RlmB → MSSPKVLFGFHAVGVRLKTAPQSIIEIYYESTRRDARMRQFLDRAKEAGARLIEADSVRIAKLAGSHGHQGVAARVEPVAQVTSLDELLENLEAAGIEQPLLLVLDGVTDPHNLGACLRVADGAGAHAVIAPKDHAVGINATVAKVASGAAETMPYFMVTNLARTLGELKERNIWCIGTSDDAPKTVYQVDLKGPVALVLGAEGDGMRQLTRKTCDELVSIPMKGAVESLNVSVASGVCLYEALRQRSL, encoded by the coding sequence ATGTCCTCCCCCAAAGTTCTTTTCGGCTTTCACGCCGTGGGTGTGCGCCTGAAGACGGCGCCCCAATCCATCATCGAGATTTATTACGAGTCCACCCGCCGCGACGCACGCATGCGGCAGTTTCTGGACCGTGCCAAGGAAGCCGGTGCCCGCCTGATCGAAGCCGACAGCGTGCGCATCGCCAAGCTCGCGGGCAGCCACGGCCACCAGGGCGTGGCTGCACGGGTGGAACCCGTGGCGCAGGTCACCTCGCTGGACGAGCTGCTGGAGAACCTGGAAGCCGCAGGCATAGAGCAGCCCCTGCTGCTGGTGCTGGACGGCGTGACCGACCCGCACAACCTGGGTGCCTGTCTGCGCGTGGCCGATGGCGCGGGCGCCCATGCCGTCATCGCCCCCAAGGACCATGCCGTGGGCATCAATGCCACGGTGGCCAAGGTGGCCAGCGGGGCTGCAGAGACCATGCCTTACTTCATGGTCACCAACCTGGCGCGCACGCTGGGTGAACTCAAGGAGCGCAACATCTGGTGCATTGGCACCAGTGACGATGCGCCCAAGACCGTGTACCAGGTCGACCTCAAGGGCCCTGTGGCCCTGGTGCTGGGGGCCGAGGGCGACGGCATGCGCCAGCTCACCCGCAAGACCTGCGATGAACTGGTCAGCATCCCCATGAAGGGGGCGGTGGAGAGCCTGAACGTGTCCGTGGCCAGCGGGGTGTGCCTGTACGAAGCGCTGCGCCAGCGATCACTTTGA
- a CDS encoding ABC transporter substrate-binding protein produces MPAWSHSVLAAEEALSAKHVTLGCSIALTGPLGIAGSEQVAGMKAAFAEVNAAGGVHGREIRLDVKDDAYVASRTAQNVTGMLEAQSIFALISPLGTANTAAILPMVESKGIPTVGPVTGATSLRSADQRNVFFLRPSYREESLRLVKQVVEMGLKRIAVVYLDNPFGKEVLKDMSKALDDAKVERSGEFALAVDGKNAAELADKVAADRPGAVLLATTGTANTAFVLAFRSKAQGVPLAGLSVAVVSSELPKLAAATRGLALVQVFPDAKSQKSVVVRKFQSTMKATGANPDHLNSTSSLEGWLNAQVMIEGLKNAGKEPTRDRLRSGLANIRALSFGDFSVGFGGKAPFVGSDALYLAVYAENARRIS; encoded by the coding sequence TTGCCCGCATGGTCCCACTCCGTTCTGGCGGCAGAAGAGGCCCTGTCTGCCAAGCATGTCACCCTGGGTTGCTCCATTGCCCTCACCGGCCCGTTGGGCATTGCGGGCTCTGAGCAAGTGGCAGGCATGAAAGCCGCCTTTGCCGAGGTGAACGCCGCAGGTGGCGTGCATGGCCGCGAAATTCGCCTGGATGTGAAGGACGACGCCTATGTGGCCAGCCGCACTGCGCAGAACGTGACGGGCATGCTGGAAGCACAGTCCATCTTTGCCCTGATTTCGCCCCTGGGCACCGCCAACACGGCTGCCATTTTGCCCATGGTGGAAAGCAAGGGTATTCCCACCGTGGGGCCGGTGACGGGCGCTACCTCGCTGCGCTCGGCTGACCAGCGCAACGTGTTTTTCCTGCGCCCAAGCTACCGCGAAGAATCCCTGCGCCTGGTCAAGCAGGTGGTGGAAATGGGCCTCAAGCGCATTGCCGTGGTGTATTTGGACAACCCCTTTGGCAAGGAAGTGCTCAAGGACATGTCCAAGGCGCTGGACGATGCCAAGGTGGAACGTTCGGGTGAATTTGCCCTGGCGGTCGATGGCAAAAATGCGGCCGAGCTGGCCGACAAAGTGGCTGCAGACCGCCCCGGCGCGGTGCTGCTGGCCACCACAGGCACCGCCAACACAGCCTTTGTGCTGGCGTTTCGATCCAAGGCCCAGGGCGTGCCATTGGCCGGGCTGTCCGTCGCTGTGGTGTCGTCTGAGCTGCCCAAGTTGGCTGCCGCCACCCGTGGGTTGGCGCTGGTGCAGGTGTTCCCAGACGCCAAATCGCAAAAATCGGTCGTAGTGCGCAAGTTCCAGTCCACGATGAAGGCCACGGGAGCAAACCCTGATCACCTCAACAGCACCAGCAGCCTGGAAGGCTGGCTGAATGCGCAAGTGATGATCGAGGGCCTGAAGAACGCAGGCAAGGAACCCACCCGAGATCGCCTGCGCAGCGGCCTGGCGAACATCCGTGCGCTGTCGTTTGGCGACTTCAGCGTGGGCTTTGGGGGCAAGGCGCCTTTTGTGGGCTCTGACGCGCTGTACCTGGCCGTCTACGCAGAAAACGCCCGCCGCATCAGCTAA
- a CDS encoding chromate transporter has translation MTSTAPAMAALSALDWFHLFMYYLSLSLLAVGGAISTAPDMHRFLVDRNAWLTDTQFNTSIAIAQAAPGPNVLFIALLGWNVGLNAGGPGMMGWALGLLGIVVCMVGVMLPSSVLTWQATRWGHRNRNRRSVRAFKQGMAPVVIGLLLATAWVLTRTQGSSLHNWPLWALTAMAALLVWRTKLHLLWMLGAGALLGALGWV, from the coding sequence ATGACATCCACCGCACCCGCCATGGCCGCGCTGTCTGCGCTCGACTGGTTTCACCTGTTCATGTACTACCTGTCTCTGTCGTTGCTGGCCGTGGGGGGGGCCATTAGCACAGCGCCAGACATGCACCGCTTTTTGGTGGACCGCAACGCCTGGCTCACCGACACGCAGTTCAACACCTCCATCGCCATTGCGCAGGCCGCGCCTGGCCCCAATGTGCTGTTCATCGCCTTGTTGGGTTGGAACGTGGGCCTGAACGCAGGCGGTCCGGGCATGATGGGCTGGGCCCTGGGCCTGCTGGGCATTGTGGTGTGCATGGTGGGCGTGATGTTGCCCAGCAGCGTGCTGACCTGGCAGGCCACGCGCTGGGGCCACCGCAATCGCAACCGGCGCAGCGTGCGGGCCTTTAAACAAGGCATGGCGCCGGTGGTGATTGGTTTGCTGCTGGCCACCGCCTGGGTGCTTACGCGCACCCAGGGCTCGTCACTGCACAACTGGCCGTTGTGGGCCCTGACCGCCATGGCCGCCCTGCTGGTGTGGCGCACCAAGCTCCATTTGCTGTGGATGCTGGGGGCTGGTGCGCTGCTGGGTGCGCTGGGCTGGGTGTAG